The Bacteroidota bacterium genome includes the window CGCTGATAAAGAAGGATTCCTTCGTTCGGAGCGCTCACTCGTGCAAGTAACAGGAAGATCCGCGCGCAACGTGAATGGAAAAGTTATCATGTACGGAGATAAAATTACCGACTCCATGCAAAAAACCATGGATGAAACTACACGCAGAAGAAAAAAACAAATTGAATATAATTACAAACACAACATTACCCCACAGTCCATCATAAAAGCAAAAAGCAAATTAACTCCTTTAGGAGGAGGCGCAGGAGGAACATCTCCATATGCCTATATAGAAAAAGAAACTCTTGATTACGCAGCCGACCCTGTTACCCAATACATGACGCAGGAACAAGTTGAAAAAGTAATTTTAAAACTGAGAAAAGAAATCTCCCGTGCGGCAAAAGAAATGGATTTTATGGAAGCCGCCAGATTGAGGGACGAACTGTTTGCAATGGAGAAAAAATTAAAAAAATAATTTTTTTGTTCTCTTTATTATTTTATCTTTGTTTAACAATTAAATTTCACGCAAATGAAAATACTATTACCAATTATTCTTTCCCTCACGTTTATCACAAGTATTTCCTTTTCTCAATGCTATACAGCCGATTCAATACTCTATGCTCCGGAAAGCAATGCAGGAACTCCTGCTCTAGTAAACATAGACGATCAGTGGTCCGGAGTAATTCCAATCGGATTTACTTTTTGTTTTTATGGAGATACTTTCAACCAGTGTGTCATCGGCTCCAATGAAGTTATTTCTTTTAATTTGGCAAACGCAAGCGGATATAATACATGGCCCATCAGCGCTGCCATTCCTTCTACAACTCCGGCCGATTTATTAAACTCCATCATGGCTCCATGGCAGGATGTGGATGCTTCATTAGGAGGCGCCATTACCTACAATACAAGTGGAACTACTCCCAACCGGAAATTTGTTGTGTCATTTAACAACATACCGATGTTTTCTGCTACATGCAATAATTTGACTTCAACGAGCCAGATAATTCTTTATGAAACTTCAAACGTAATCGAAATACATATTCTCAACAAAGATACTTGCACTACATGGAACAGCGGTGCGGCTATTGAAGGAATACAAGATGCTACCGGCACTCTGGCACTCGCAGTTCCCGGCAGAAATTATCCGACTCAATGGGTGGCAACTAATGATGGATACAGATTCACTCCCGGTTGCGCACCCTGCGGCAATCCGATTTCAGTAAATGAAAACAATCAATCTGAAGATGTGTTGATTTATCCAAATCCTGCCGGCAATGAAGTGACCCTATCGCTTCCTTCAAATCAAAAAGAAAAATTTTCTTTAGTTATGCGAAACGTTCTTGGACAGGAAATTTTGAATCTGAAAAATATTTCCGGAACTACACAAATCAACATTGCAAATATTCATAACGGAATATACCTAATAGAACTTACTTCAAATAATTCTGAGAGAAGGATTGTTGAAAAACTTGTAGTTGAAAAATAATTACGGGAATTTAATCCCGCTGCATTCAGGGCAATTCACCCATGGAACTGTTGCATTGTATTTTGAATTAATCGCACGTATAAATTCATTGGCAACAAGCACATACCCCTTTTGATTGGGATGATAACCATCCAGTGAAAAAAATCCTCCGCTCACAAACTCCGCGTTGAAATCCTCTCCATCCCATTTTATTCCTGTTTGAACTTTTTTGAAATACGCATTCATATCCACTAAGGCGAGTTTATATTTCTGCGCCATTACTGTAATTACATTATTGTAGTCAGCAATAATCTGGTTAACCACTTTAACCTCTGAAGTATCTAAAACATATTGGTCTGGCATTGGAGTAAACGCTCCAAGAAAATTACATTTCATTGAATCTATCGGCACACTGAGCAAAATATAATCTCCGTTTCTCATTTTGCGGTAGCCGGGAGGTGGAGCCGTTGAAGCAGGGTCTTCTATCATAAAACCATTTTTTCCTATTTGAAAAGCTGTAGAACCGGAATATAAAGAATCGCCAAAGTATAGCATATTAAGAGAATCTTTAAGATTCCTGGTGAGTTCAAGACCATCCCAAGGTATAGTTGTGTAAAAAGGAAATGAAGTAAAATCAGGAATATTCGCAATCACTCCCTGTGAGGGAAGTTGCGAAAGAACAGAGTCAAGTTTTGTATAGAAGGATGAAGGAGAAAGAATGGTAGTGCTATAAGCGCCATGACTCACATAATCATAAACATCTTCCATGCCTGCCCACAAAGCAAAAAATGTTGGCTGTTGCGCTTTCGCATCGCTGAGCATAGTGGAGACTCCTGCGCTACTGGCAAAACGAGCGTAATACGGATTGCTATTTCCTGAATTTCCGAGAGAAGAATTAGTATAATCAGAAATTTTCGCAAAAGGCACTCCGAAGTTTTGAAAGTTGCCGCTCTGATGCTGCAAATAAATTCCGGCAGAAGAAATATTGAAATCATCTTTTATGGGAAACAAAGAAGAAACTCCCTTGCAATCTGCTTTGAAACGAAGCTTGCTTGATGTTTCAAAATCACTTTCCCACGACTTTGGATTTAGTCCAAGTCCGGAATTATCCGGCATGAATGGCTGAACAAATTCAGCGGGTCCTCCTGCAAGGTGAATGTATTTTGCCAGTTGATAGGCAAGCGAATATTGCTGTCCGTCTTTATACAACGCGCCATCCTGATATCCAGCAATGAAACTTCCGCCTAATGCAATGAATTTTGAAAAGTCGGCATCGCCTGATGAAGGTTCAGGGTTTTTCAAATTGGGACGGCAAGTAGAAAGTAAGAAGTAAGAAGTAAGAAGTAAGAAATAAATACAAATTTTAGTTTTCATGAGTCCACGCTTTTAGTCAGTGAAAATAATTTTTGTTGTAAATGATTCTCCTGCATCGGTTTTCAATTTCAGAAGATAAATACCAGATTGAATTCCATTTCTCATGATGAGGTAATTATCACTGTTGAAATTAAATTCATTTATTTTTCTTCCCGTGATGTCAAGAATTTCCCCAAAAAAATTTCTTCCTTTCGTTTCCAATAACGTAAGAGTCAAATTTTCTGAAGCGGGATTGGGATAAAGAAATACTTTTTCATTAGTCAAAACAATATCATTTGTTCCTGCATTCAAAATACATGCAGGAGTATTGGGAAGGTTCGTAAGGCATAGAGGACTGTTCGTATAATCGACTGTATTAGATGGGATACATCCCATCTGTTTATAAAGAAAATCGCTTGCAAGAACGATGGTTGTATCAATATTAATGGTATCACCTGGAGAACCATGATCCTGTCCATAAAATGTATGTACAGGATTATAAAGCCCTATGTGATTTGCGCGCTGAACCATTGTTCCAAGTCCGTGAATGATCATGATTTTGAAAGAGATTAAGTAAACAAAGTCCGAGCAGTAAGGAACTGTATTATCATTATTTCCCTGCAAACTCACCATATTTTTATCACCCGGTTTCATCCAGCATGTATCGGCAATCGCACCACAAATATTAATAATCGCTTTTACATCGGAAGAATAACCGGAGTTGCCGCTGGCTCCTTCAAGTCCACCAACAATAGTTGTATCGATAGTAGATGGAATTTCTGCCGGCTGGTCAAGATACGCATAATGCACTGCCATGATTGCTCCAGCAGAAGCGCCACCAATAAAAATCATGTTTGGATCTATTTTATAACTATTCGTGGTTGCAGCATCTTTCCTGAAGAAGCGGACGGATGCTTTCATATCCTGAGTTGCGCGCCAAACTGCTCTCATCGCATGAATGCTGTCAATCGGAAAACCTATTCCTAACCTGTAATTAATTGACACAGCCACATAGCCGCGCTTCGCCATTTCCATACATATATATGACATATCCCTTTTATCTCCGCCCATAAAACTTCCGCCATGAGCCAAAATAATTAACGGGCGAATTGCCGCAGTGTCACCGGTTGGCTGGTAAACATTCAATTTAAGTATTTCTGTCTGATTGTTGATATTTGTGTTCGAGCCATAAACAACAGTGCTGTCTATAGTCACATTACTAAACACAACCGTATCATACCGCGAAGAGCCGCAATAGTTCTGAGCGAAAAGAATGTAAGAAGTCAGAAGACAGGTGGCAGAAGTGATGAAAAGTTTTTTCATTCGGAGAGAAATTATTTTTCTGTGAATATAACTTTCGTTGCAAAAAATTCATTCTCATTTGAAATTAATTTCAAGAAATAAATTCCTGCGGGAATGTTCCCTCTTTCAATAGTAATGTTATGTCCAGAAAAATTGATCTGCTGAATCTTTCTTCCTGTAATGTCGGTGATATCAGCAGAAAAAGTTTTTCCTCTCGCATCAGCAATCGTAAGCTGAAAGCTTTCTGAAGCCGGATTAGGATACAGGGAAACATTTTCAGCACCCAAAACTACATTCTCAATTCCAGTTACACCCGGAACACAGGTTTGATTGTTTATGTAAATGTCAGGGTTGCCGGAAGGAGTGCATCCTAATTTCTTGTACAGGAAATCGCTGACAAGGTTACATGTTGAATCCATATTAGCGGCAAGAATATCCGCATCATGATCCAATCCGTAGTAAGTATGAATGGGGTTTTCAAGACCGATATTGAAACAGCGAATGTGCATGTTGCCCCCACCGCTCACATACATAATAGGAAAACCAGAAACATAAATCATGGCGTAACAATAAGGAACAGTGCCGTCAACATTTCCCTGTGCGGTTACCATCGGCTCATCGCCCGGCTTTATCCATAAAGTATCGCCAACAGCTCCAGCAAGATTCAATACTCCATTTATCGCGGTAGAATATCCCGGGTTGCCGCTGCTTCCTTCTAATCCACCAAGAGTTGTAGTGTCAATAGCAGAAGGAACTTCAGATGACTGGTCGAGATACGCATAGTGAACTCCCATGAAAGCGCCTGCGGAATAACCTCCGGCAAAAACATAATTGGGGTCTACCTTATAAGTATTGGTTGTAGCAGCATCCTGACGGAAGAAACGCACTGCCGCTTTCATATCCTGCGTGGCGCGCCAAACAGCTTTCTGCGCGCTTGCCTGATTGATGGGAAAACCCATTCCTAACCGGTAGTCAATGGAAGCAACCACATAACCACGCTTGGCAAAGCGTGTACAGAAATCAATGGCATACGAATCGGTTTTGGAGCCGCCAATAAAACTTCCTCCGTGCGCAAAAACAATAACGGGACGCATGGGAGCGACATCACCGGTAGGTTCATAAATATCCATCTTTAATATCGTCATCGTGCTATTCAAATTCAGGTTTTGTCCGTACGTAACATTGCTTGTAGTCGTCACAGTGCTGAACATTTCGGTATCATACCTTGATGAACCGCAATACGTTTGAGCCATAAGCGCTGTTGAGATGATGAGGGGCGATGTGAGAGTGAGTAGGATTTTTTTCATGTATATATGTTTATTTGTTTGTTTATTATTTCCTAAAATAAATATTCAATTGCAAACCCGGGAGCTACAGCCCTGGCTTTGTATGTGCCGCTGAAATCCTTTTCAATGTTTGTATCCGTGCGTTTCATTCCTTCTATATATAATAAAGAGAAATCAAGATTGAGCTTTTTGTTGATTCTCCACGATGCTCCCGCTGTTAATCCGATTCTGTTTGCATCAGGAGTTTCGGGAGTCAGATAACCATCTTGAACCGGAGTTTTGTCAAAATAAGCTCCACCTCTTAAAAATATATTTTCTTTCAGATGATACTGCGCTCCTGCACGAACGATGAACGTATTTTTGTACATGCGTGCGGAGTGAACATCTTTGAGCAATTCCGTATTATCGGCAAAATCAAACGAAAGGGTGTCATACACTCCCCATCCGATATAATTTATATCCAGCGCGAGTTTTATTTTTTCATTCAGGACATAACCAAAGCCAAACGTTGTAGTGGAAGGAAGCGTAAGAGTAGCAACAAATGTTGTGCTGGGAAAAGAATCTGCAAGTGCTGAAGCTACATTGAAATCAGCAGTGCCGTTTTCCATTTTTAGTTTTACAGAAGATCGGTAATCCAGCCCGACAGAAAATTTTTCATTTGGTTTGAAATAAATTCCCGCATTATATCCATAGCCATTTGCTGAACCCTGAAGCGATGCGGAGCCATATTTTCCCATGGTATCCTGAATAGGAACTCCCTGCGATAAGCTGAAATCTCCTTTGGCAAAAACAAATCCTGCACCAACTCCAAGTTTGTCATTAATCTTATAAGATAAAGTCGGCTGGAAGAAAATTGCTTTCAAATCTATTTCGCGAAGAAGAAATTGTCCTTTCCAATCACTGGGCCATTCTTCGCGACTTCCGAAGGGAGTGTAAATTGCCAGTCCAAAATTAAGTTTGTCAGCTTTTTTTATTTTTCCGACAGCATAAACAGAAAAAGGTGTTCCTACATGATGAACCATTTCTGTAGAGTAAATCCCTGGAGCAGGTTCTAAATAAACTGTTCGCGGAATAATGAAACTTGCACCTATCTGCACCAAACGAATTGAATCAAGAAAAGAAGTTGCACCCGGATTGAAAAGCAGAGAAGCGCCATCGAGCAGGAGTCCTGTGCCAGTATGCCCCATGCCCATTTGTTTTTGTCCCTGAAGGTTTACCTGAAAGCCGCCAGCGAAAACCAGTTGGCAGTTGGCGGTAAGCAGTAGGCAAAAAGAAAAAAACAACTTCTTCATAATGTATTGTCTTAACGCCCTCTCCTTGAGGAGAGGGTTGGGGTGAAGCGACATTCTTTATTAACCGTTTCTTCAAACATTTTCATTAATTCTTTCGTGTTCTTTCCAACTTTTCCGTTACCAATTTTCATTTTATCAATCTGAACTACCGGAGTTATGCCACGTGTGGTTCCGGTGATAAAACTTTCAGAGCACCAAGTTAATTCTTCTTTCAATACCTCGCGGATTTCAAGCTTGAATTTTTTCAGCGTAATATTAGTAATCAACTTTCGGGTAATACCCAGCAGCATTCCTTCATCTGCAGTTACTAATGTGTTTCCGTGAAACAGAAAAAAATTATTTCTGGTTGTTTCAAGAATTTTTCCATCTGAACAATACAGTGTGTCTTGTGCTTTAGCTTTTCTTCTTTCATCGGCAAGGCGGATCGCTGTGAGATAATTTGTCGTCTTCACTCTTGCCATTTCCCTGCTATGTTCGTGAAGCATTAGTTTGATTCCTTTCTCTGACCACCATTCAGGATACAGAGGCAAATCTTCCATGAGAATAAATAAATTCGGTTTTACTGCAGGAAGATATGAGTCGAGCGAGTAGCCACCTGTGAGAAGAAGTCTGATTCCAAAATCTTTTTTAACTGAAACTTTGTTTTTCTTTAGAAGAGAATGAATCGCAGAAATAATTTCTTTTTTCTTTAAAGGAAGTTTCAACATCATTCCATTGGCAGAATTTTCAAACCTATCAAGATAATCGTTGATTCGGAAAGGAACACCATAATATGTGCGCATGTAATCAAACGCGCCATACCCTCGAAGCATTACTAAATCAGTTATCCCGACTTTGATTTCATTCTTGCGAAGAATTTTTCCGTTTGAATAACAATAATAGTTCATCATTTTCCCGGTTACGAAGTAACGAATCATTTTGCGAATTTTACGAATACTACTTTTGCAATTCGTAATATTCGTTACCAAATTCGTTACTTCGTTACCAGCAAATATAGCACAACAAATAATCCGTAAATTCGCTTTCGAATTATGAATTTCAGTTCTAAACATATTGAAACTCTCATTGATGAATTTGCCAAACTACCCGGTGTGGGAAGAAAAACCGCAACCAGATATGTTTTGCATGTTCTGAAGCAGGATACAAAAGATGTGGAAGGATTTGTGAACGCGATAGTGAATCTGAAAAACGAATTGAAGTATTGCTCAGTCTGTAATAATATTTCCGACAAAGAAATCTGCAATATCTGTTCCAATCATAACCGCGATAAAAGTTTAGTATGCGTAGTGGAAGACATCCGCGATGTAATGGCAATTGAAAGTACCCAGCAATATAAAGGAGTGTTTCACGTTCTCGGTGGAATTATTTCTCCGCTGGATGGAATCGGTCCGGGTGATTTGAATATTGAATCGCTTGTTCAACGAATTGCTGAAGGAAAAATACAGGAAGTAATTATGGCATTAAGCACTACGATGGAAGGTGACACTACAAATTTCTATATCTACAAACGCCTGAAAGATTTCAATGTAACTGTTTCCACGATCGCACGCGGAATTTCTATTGGCGATGAACTGGAATACACGGATGAGATTACGCTGGGAAGATCAATCACAAACAGAATCCCTTACGAAAACGTATTGCCAATTAGATAATGTGCGGATGTGCAGATGTGCGGATTAATACACAAATAAATTAAATGGAAAACACAAAAAAAAACCTAATTGTTGAATTAACTTTTCAGTTCTCGCTTGATATAATAGAATTTTCTGAGCTTCTAGAAAGCAAAAGAAAGTTTAATATGGCTAATCAGCTTTTCAGAAGCGGAACAGGAATTGGAGCTAATGTAAGAGAAGCTCAAAGCGAGGAAAGCAAGGCAGATTTTATACATAAAATTAAAATTGCGTCTAAAGAAGCTGAAGAAACCGAATACTGGCTTCTGTTATGCAAACATTCAAAGAACTATCCTGATTGCGACAACCTTCTGCTTCAGATTGCAAGTATTCTTAAAGTTCTTGGAAAAATAATTTCATCATCCAGAAAATAATTCATTTGCACATCAGTAATCTACACATCTGCACATCGGAATGAAGCTTTCAGTCATCATAGTTAACTACAACGTTGAGCATTTTCTCGAACAATGTCTGCATTCTGTAGAGAAGGCGGTGAAAAATATTCCAACAGAAATTTTTGTTGTTGATAATAGTTCCGTGGATGGCTCGATTGAAATGGTGAAGAAGAAATTTCCTGAAGTAAAAATCATAGCCAATGAAAAGAATCTTGGTTTTTCCAGAGCGAATAACCAGGCAATCAAAGAAGCAAAAGGTGAATACGTTTTGCTCCTGAATCCGGACACAGTTGTACAGGAAGATACTTTTGAGAAGACGATAAAATTCATGGATGAGAAAAAAGATGGTGGCGCGCTGGGCGTAATGATGTTGGATGGCAAAGGAAATTTTCTTCCTGAATCAAAGCGCGGACTCCCTACTCCTTCGGTTGCGTTTTATAAAGTGTTCGGACTTTCATTTTTATTTC containing:
- a CDS encoding four helix bundle protein, translated to MENTKKNLIVELTFQFSLDIIEFSELLESKRKFNMANQLFRSGTGIGANVREAQSEESKADFIHKIKIASKEAEETEYWLLLCKHSKNYPDCDNLLLQIASILKVLGKIISSSRK
- a CDS encoding aminotransferase class IV family protein, giving the protein MIRYFVTGKMMNYYCYSNGKILRKNEIKVGITDLVMLRGYGAFDYMRTYYGVPFRINDYLDRFENSANGMMLKLPLKKKEIISAIHSLLKKNKVSVKKDFGIRLLLTGGYSLDSYLPAVKPNLFILMEDLPLYPEWWSEKGIKLMLHEHSREMARVKTTNYLTAIRLADERRKAKAQDTLYCSDGKILETTRNNFFLFHGNTLVTADEGMLLGITRKLITNITLKKFKLEIREVLKEELTWCSESFITGTTRGITPVVQIDKMKIGNGKVGKNTKELMKMFEETVNKECRFTPTLSSRRGR
- a CDS encoding carboxylesterase family protein, producing MKKLFITSATCLLTSYILFAQNYCGSSRYDTVVFSNVTIDSTVVYGSNTNINNQTEILKLNVYQPTGDTAAIRPLIILAHGGSFMGGDKRDMSYICMEMAKRGYVAVSINYRLGIGFPIDSIHAMRAVWRATQDMKASVRFFRKDAATTNSYKIDPNMIFIGGASAGAIMAVHYAYLDQPAEIPSTIDTTIVGGLEGASGNSGYSSDVKAIINICGAIADTCWMKPGDKNMVSLQGNNDNTVPYCSDFVYLISFKIMIIHGLGTMVQRANHIGLYNPVHTFYGQDHGSPGDTINIDTTIVLASDFLYKQMGCIPSNTVDYTNSPLCLTNLPNTPACILNAGTNDIVLTNEKVFLYPNPASENLTLTLLETKGRNFFGEILDITGRKINEFNFNSDNYLIMRNGIQSGIYLLKLKTDAGESFTTKIIFTD
- a CDS encoding SGNH/GDSL hydrolase family protein, which produces MKTKICIYFLLLTSYFLLSTCRPNLKNPEPSSGDADFSKFIALGGSFIAGYQDGALYKDGQQYSLAYQLAKYIHLAGGPAEFVQPFMPDNSGLGLNPKSWESDFETSSKLRFKADCKGVSSLFPIKDDFNISSAGIYLQHQSGNFQNFGVPFAKISDYTNSSLGNSGNSNPYYARFASSAGVSTMLSDAKAQQPTFFALWAGMEDVYDYVSHGAYSTTILSPSSFYTKLDSVLSQLPSQGVIANIPDFTSFPFYTTIPWDGLELTRNLKDSLNMLYFGDSLYSGSTAFQIGKNGFMIEDPASTAPPPGYRKMRNGDYILLSVPIDSMKCNFLGAFTPMPDQYVLDTSEVKVVNQIIADYNNVITVMAQKYKLALVDMNAYFKKVQTGIKWDGEDFNAEFVSGGFFSLDGYHPNQKGYVLVANEFIRAINSKYNATVPWVNCPECSGIKFP
- the recR gene encoding recombination protein RecR — protein: MNFSSKHIETLIDEFAKLPGVGRKTATRYVLHVLKQDTKDVEGFVNAIVNLKNELKYCSVCNNISDKEICNICSNHNRDKSLVCVVEDIRDVMAIESTQQYKGVFHVLGGIISPLDGIGPGDLNIESLVQRIAEGKIQEVIMALSTTMEGDTTNFYIYKRLKDFNVTVSTIARGISIGDELEYTDEITLGRSITNRIPYENVLPIR
- a CDS encoding carboxylesterase family protein, whose protein sequence is MKKILLTLTSPLIISTALMAQTYCGSSRYDTEMFSTVTTTSNVTYGQNLNLNSTMTILKMDIYEPTGDVAPMRPVIVFAHGGSFIGGSKTDSYAIDFCTRFAKRGYVVASIDYRLGMGFPINQASAQKAVWRATQDMKAAVRFFRQDAATTNTYKVDPNYVFAGGYSAGAFMGVHYAYLDQSSEVPSAIDTTTLGGLEGSSGNPGYSTAINGVLNLAGAVGDTLWIKPGDEPMVTAQGNVDGTVPYCYAMIYVSGFPIMYVSGGGNMHIRCFNIGLENPIHTYYGLDHDADILAANMDSTCNLVSDFLYKKLGCTPSGNPDIYINNQTCVPGVTGIENVVLGAENVSLYPNPASESFQLTIADARGKTFSADITDITGRKIQQINFSGHNITIERGNIPAGIYFLKLISNENEFFATKVIFTEK
- a CDS encoding T9SS type A sorting domain-containing protein, producing the protein MKILLPIILSLTFITSISFSQCYTADSILYAPESNAGTPALVNIDDQWSGVIPIGFTFCFYGDTFNQCVIGSNEVISFNLANASGYNTWPISAAIPSTTPADLLNSIMAPWQDVDASLGGAITYNTSGTTPNRKFVVSFNNIPMFSATCNNLTSTSQIILYETSNVIEIHILNKDTCTTWNSGAAIEGIQDATGTLALAVPGRNYPTQWVATNDGYRFTPGCAPCGNPISVNENNQSEDVLIYPNPAGNEVTLSLPSNQKEKFSLVMRNVLGQEILNLKNISGTTQINIANIHNGIYLIELTSNNSERRIVEKLVVEK
- a CDS encoding outer membrane protein transport protein; translation: MKKLFFSFCLLLTANCQLVFAGGFQVNLQGQKQMGMGHTGTGLLLDGASLLFNPGATSFLDSIRLVQIGASFIIPRTVYLEPAPGIYSTEMVHHVGTPFSVYAVGKIKKADKLNFGLAIYTPFGSREEWPSDWKGQFLLREIDLKAIFFQPTLSYKINDKLGVGAGFVFAKGDFSLSQGVPIQDTMGKYGSASLQGSANGYGYNAGIYFKPNEKFSVGLDYRSSVKLKMENGTADFNVASALADSFPSTTFVATLTLPSTTTFGFGYVLNEKIKLALDINYIGWGVYDTLSFDFADNTELLKDVHSARMYKNTFIVRAGAQYHLKENIFLRGGAYFDKTPVQDGYLTPETPDANRIGLTAGASWRINKKLNLDFSLLYIEGMKRTDTNIEKDFSGTYKARAVAPGFAIEYLF